A segment of the Pedobacter faecalis genome:
TTTCAATCCGGGCTGGACTCAAAACGCCTGGGACTAAACTACAGATCAACAACGCATTAAAAATCAGAGCATTGAAAGAGAGTATCATTAAAATAGAACATCTGTCGCATCGCTATAGCAGTTCCTGGGCCATTCGCGACATCAATATGGAAATCAACCATAGCGGCATCGTAGGCCTGCTGGGTTCCAATGGTGCGGGCAAATCGACCACCATGAATATCCTGTGTGGTGCGCTCAACCAGACCGAGGGAAAGGTATACATCAACGGTATCGATATCCGTGAGCAACCCGAACTGGCCAAACGGCATATCGGTTTCCTGCCCCAAACCCCGCCCCTGTACATGGACCTTACGGTAGATGAATACCTGAAGTACTGCGCAGAACTGCGGTTAATCCCCCGCAACAAGATCCGGTCGGCCGTCGACGAGGCCAAGGAACGCTGCGGTATTGCGCATTTCAGCAGCAGGCTGATCGGCAATTTGTCGGGCGGGTACCGGCAGCGGGTGGGCATAGCCCAGGCCATCATCCATCACCCCAAAGTAGTGGTGCTAGATGAGCCCACCAATGGACTTGATCCCAACCAGATCATCGAGGTAAGAGCGCTGATCAAGGAGATCTCAGCCGACCGCCTAGTTATTTTCTCCTCCCATATCTTAACCGAAGTGCAGGTGCTTTGCAAAGACATCAAAATGATCGAAGGCGGCAGGATCGTGTTTTCCGACACCATGGATGCCTTCAATAACTATGCAGAGCCACACAGCCTGCTGCTCAGTATGGAAAACCCACCAATTGCCGAAGAACTATTGCGTATAGAAGGCGCAACAAAGGTTGAATTTATTACCGGGCGGCAGCTCCGTCTGCATTTCAGTGGCGACCAGGAGATTACCGAGCGGGTCATTGCCGCCAGCATGCAGAACGGCTGGAAACTGAGGGAAATCAGTATCGATAAGAGTGCCCTCGACGAGATCTTTAAACAACTATCGGCCAAATCTTCATAACCCATACCTCCAAAACAGATACTTCATGAACATGATATTTAAAGTTGCTAGAACAGAGATCAAAACCCTGTTTTACTCTCCTATTGCCTGGTTTTTAATGGTCGTATTTCTGATCCAGTGCGCGCTGGCCTATCTCAAAGTACTCGATTATTTTACCGGCATGCAGGAAAGAGGCGGACCCAACCTAGATTATCTGGCGCCGCTTACGTTCAACATCTTTTCAGAGCCCCGCGGGGGGATGTTCAATAAAGTGATGCAGAACTTATACCTCTACATCCCTTTGCTCACCATGGGCCTCATCAGCCGAGAAATTAACGGTGGCACCATCAAGCTGCTGTATTCCTCACCCGTCAAAGTCAGCGAAATCATTTTTGGAAAGTACCTCGCTATGGTAATATACAGTCTCGTGCTGATCGGCATCGTCGGTATTTTCATTGTAGCGGGTGCGTTTCATATTTCCGGGGTCGATTATGGCCTGCTCGTCTCAGCCGTGCTCGGCTTTTTCCTGCTGCTTTGTGCGTATTCCGCCATCGGCTTATTTATGTCCTGCCTCACCACCTACCAGGTGGTGGCGGCGGTCAGCACCTTCGTCATGATCGGTATTCTGAGTTATATCGGTACACTCTGGCAGGAGTACGACTTTTTCAGGGACATCACCTATTTCCTCTCCCTGTCGGGCCGAACCAACCATATGCTCAACGGACTAATCACCACAAAAGATCTGATCTACTTCCTGATCATTATCTATATTTTCCTTGGGCTGAGTATATACAAACTCCGGGCAGGCCGCGAATCTAAGTCGGCCCTATTCAAAGCAGGACGCTATGTAGGCGTAGTGCTCTCTGCACTTGTGGTCGGCTATATTTCTTCCCGTCCGGGCATGATCGGCTATCTCGATACCACAGCCGGTAAAACGAATACGTTAAGTCCGCAGGTCCAGAAGATCGTAAAGGATTTCGGAAAAGATGAACTGGAAGTCACATTGTACAACAACCTGCTCGACAACTACAGCTACCTCGGCATGCCCTCAGGGCGCAATCGCTTTCTGGCCATGTGGGAGCGTTACGTCAGGTTCAAACCCGACATCAAATTCAATTACGTGATGTATTACGACGAGCCCCTCGATGCCGCCTATATGATGCAGGCCTACAAGGGCAAGTCGCTCAAAGAGATCGCCGAAATGAACGCTAAGAGTTCCAAGATCGACCTAAGCCGGTTTAAAACCCCTGAAGAGATCAGCAAGGTGGTCGACCTGAAGCCGGAACTGAACCGTTTTGTGATGCAGCTGAAGTACAAGGACAAAACCACCTTCCTCCGTATCTTCAAGGACATGATGATCTTTCCCTCCGAGACTGAATTTTCCGCAGCCTTCAAGCGTTTGCAACAGGCCAGAATACCTAAAATCGCTTTTCTAAGCGGCAACCTGGAGCGGAGTATTAATAAGAGCGGCGACCGGGAGTACGAGAACCTGACCAACCTTAAAACCTTCCGCCACGCGCTAATCAACCAAGGCTTTGATGTAGACACGATATCGGTAGCCGGGGACGAAGTCCCGGCCTGGGTTTCCACGCTGGTTATTGCCGACCCGAAAACTGACCTGCCGGCCACCACCTTGTCGGCCGTCCAACGATATATCGATAAGGGCGGCAACCTGCTCATCATGGGTGAGCCCGGCAAGCAGCAGGTGCTGAACCCGTTGCTTAAGCAGTTCGGCGTGCAGCTGATCGATGGGGTAGTTGCACAGCCGAGCAGCGATCTGGCACCCGATCTGGTGCTGAATGCGCTTACCCCCCAGGCGGCTACATTTACCCGTAGTGCCCTGAAGATCTATGCAGACACCATACCTGTTTCAACACCTGGTGTAACGGGACTAACCTACAGCACAGGAGGAGCGTATACGATCAAACCTCTGCTTGTCACCAGTAAAGATAAAAGCTGGCTGAAGAAAGGAAAAATGGTCGCCGATTCGGCCGATATTGTTTTTTCTCCTCAGGATGGAGACGAAAAGATTTCCCTTGCGACAGCACTTTCGCTGACCCGCAAGGTGCAAGGCAAAGAGCAGCGGGTTGTCATTACAGGAGATGCCGACCTGATGAGCAATTCAGAGCTGCGCCGCTATAATGTCAAGACCTCCAATTTTGTATTTAATACGGCGGTCTTCAGTTGGCTCAGCTACGGAGAATTTCCTATTGATGCGTCAAGGCCGGATGCGAAAGATAATCGTCTTCTCGTAAGCTCCGAGCAGGTAAGCCTATTAAATATTCTCTTTGTCTGGGTGTTACCTGCTCTTGTTTTGGTTGCAGGAAGCATTTTGCTGATCAGGAGAAAGCGGAAATAACATGACGTTTTTCAAAACAGATAAGCAAACGCTGGACGACCTCAACATTTTTGGACGGCAGGGAAGCGATTCCGTATATTCAATCTTTAACCGCTGCGCTACACGAGGTGGCGCAGCGGTTCTTGAAGAAATGTTCCGGTACCCCCTGGCAAATGAAACATCCATAAAGCGTCGCTGTGGCATCATCCAGTATTTTTCAAGCCTTGAAGCACCATTCCCTTTCCCGCTTGCAAGTTTCGACGCCATAGAGCCATACCTGGCCAACACGGATGAGCGGACCAGGATTTCTGCCCAGAACCGTACCATTGGGGCTAAGCTCGGCAACCTGATTGCAGTCAATACGGAAACATCGATCATTCATCAGGGGATTACGGCTTTGGCTGAGCTGCTTAAAACCCTATACGATTTTGTTTCGTCCTTAAATCTGAGCGGGGACGACGGTTACTATACTGAGGCCAGGGAGATAGTCGCGCTCTTGAAAGACCAGGTGTTTCATCCGGTTCTAAACCAACCGGAGGGAAAGTTGGCCGAAGAAACTTTATCCAGTTATGACGGTGTTTTCCGTTTTAGCCACAAGGATACCGTGCAAAAATTACTCAGATACATTTACCATCTGGATGTATACCTCGCGGCAGGTAAAGTTGCCAGGGAGCGGAAACTCTGCTTTCCCTCCCTTGTAGCTTCAGTCGACTGTACGACAATCGAGGGCCTGTATCATCCCCTGGTCCAAAATGCAGTACCAAACTCCGTACAGATTGATGGAGAAAACAACGTGATCTTCCTAACCGGAGCCAATATGGCGGGGAAGTCTACTTTCATGAAGTCGCTGGGCATTGCCATGTTTCTTGCACATATGGGTTTCCCGGTAGCTGCTAAACGCATGGAATTCTCTGTAATGGACGGGATTTTCACCAACATTAACCTGCCCGACAACCTTAGTATGGGGGCCAGCCACTTTTATGCAGAGGTTCTGAGGTTAAAAAAAATAGCCAAAGAACTGGCCAGTGGAGCTAAGTTGTTCGTCGTATTCGACGAGCTTTTCAGGGGCACTAACGTTAAAGACGCCTATGAAGCCACTTTAGCCATCACGAGCGCTTTTGCCCGCAAGCGAAATGGTATGTTCGTCATATCGACGCACATCATCGAAGCAGGCCAGGTATTGCGTGAAAAGCACCAGAACATCCGGTTCATCTATCTGCCCACCCTGATGCAAGGTTCTAAGCCTGTTTATACATACAGGCTGGAAGAGGGTATTACGGACGACCGGCATGGCATGCTGATCATTAATAACGAACGGATAATTGAGATACTTGAGGCAGGAATAAAGATCCATAACAACATATAAATGAGCTTTATAGCAGATAAACAAACGCTTAATGACCTGAATCTGGCAGGAAGATTTACTCCTAACTCCATATTCAGCCTTTTTAATAAAACAAAAACCACCGGTGGCGAACGGCTGTTGCAGGAGATGTTCAAAACGCCGCTCACAAACCCTGAAGATATCAACCAGCGAAGCAGCATCATTCAGTTTTTTCAGCAAGCAGGATTGACGTTTCCGCTGGACGGGCCAATTTTTGATGCGGCAGGAAATCACATGGCCTTAGGCACATCCCCGAACAGGACGAGTGGCCTGATAAATCTGATGCTAAAAAAAGCATCTGCCGCCTTACTGCGCGACGACAAGTTCCAGCGGATGGTCGACGGGCTTTCGGCCACTGTGGAAGTCCTGAACAAGCTCCGGGACTTCTGGGAAAAACTTGGACAACAAATTGACAGCAGCCCCTACAACAACACCTGGGAGCTATTTGGACCTATATTTTCAGATGCCCGGCTGGCAAGCCTTATCAGGGAAAATGAGGTAGCAGGGTGGCCTTTAGTCAAGCTGGCCAGGTACGACCACCTGATGCGTCACGTGCTGCGTAAAGAGATCGAGCTTTTGTTCGACGAAGTTTGCCGTTTAGACGTTTACATTGCTGTTGCCCAGGTATCCCATGCGAAGGGTTTTTCCTTTGCAGAAGCATTGCCCAAAGAAAAAAATGAATACCGCAGTTCTGCCCTGCGGCATCCCATGCTCGAGAAAGCCGTCGCGAATCCTTTGTCCTTTAAAGAATCTTCTAACCTACTGTTCCTTACTGGTGCAAATATGGCTGGTAAATCTACGCTCATGAAAGCCTTCGGAATCTCTGTATACCTTGCACACATGGGT
Coding sequences within it:
- a CDS encoding ABC transporter ATP-binding protein, whose amino-acid sequence is MKESIIKIEHLSHRYSSSWAIRDINMEINHSGIVGLLGSNGAGKSTTMNILCGALNQTEGKVYINGIDIREQPELAKRHIGFLPQTPPLYMDLTVDEYLKYCAELRLIPRNKIRSAVDEAKERCGIAHFSSRLIGNLSGGYRQRVGIAQAIIHHPKVVVLDEPTNGLDPNQIIEVRALIKEISADRLVIFSSHILTEVQVLCKDIKMIEGGRIVFSDTMDAFNNYAEPHSLLLSMENPPIAEELLRIEGATKVEFITGRQLRLHFSGDQEITERVIAASMQNGWKLREISIDKSALDEIFKQLSAKSS
- a CDS encoding Gldg family protein, with amino-acid sequence MNMIFKVARTEIKTLFYSPIAWFLMVVFLIQCALAYLKVLDYFTGMQERGGPNLDYLAPLTFNIFSEPRGGMFNKVMQNLYLYIPLLTMGLISREINGGTIKLLYSSPVKVSEIIFGKYLAMVIYSLVLIGIVGIFIVAGAFHISGVDYGLLVSAVLGFFLLLCAYSAIGLFMSCLTTYQVVAAVSTFVMIGILSYIGTLWQEYDFFRDITYFLSLSGRTNHMLNGLITTKDLIYFLIIIYIFLGLSIYKLRAGRESKSALFKAGRYVGVVLSALVVGYISSRPGMIGYLDTTAGKTNTLSPQVQKIVKDFGKDELEVTLYNNLLDNYSYLGMPSGRNRFLAMWERYVRFKPDIKFNYVMYYDEPLDAAYMMQAYKGKSLKEIAEMNAKSSKIDLSRFKTPEEISKVVDLKPELNRFVMQLKYKDKTTFLRIFKDMMIFPSETEFSAAFKRLQQARIPKIAFLSGNLERSINKSGDREYENLTNLKTFRHALINQGFDVDTISVAGDEVPAWVSTLVIADPKTDLPATTLSAVQRYIDKGGNLLIMGEPGKQQVLNPLLKQFGVQLIDGVVAQPSSDLAPDLVLNALTPQAATFTRSALKIYADTIPVSTPGVTGLTYSTGGAYTIKPLLVTSKDKSWLKKGKMVADSADIVFSPQDGDEKISLATALSLTRKVQGKEQRVVITGDADLMSNSELRRYNVKTSNFVFNTAVFSWLSYGEFPIDASRPDAKDNRLLVSSEQVSLLNILFVWVLPALVLVAGSILLIRRKRK
- a CDS encoding MutS-related protein, with protein sequence MTFFKTDKQTLDDLNIFGRQGSDSVYSIFNRCATRGGAAVLEEMFRYPLANETSIKRRCGIIQYFSSLEAPFPFPLASFDAIEPYLANTDERTRISAQNRTIGAKLGNLIAVNTETSIIHQGITALAELLKTLYDFVSSLNLSGDDGYYTEAREIVALLKDQVFHPVLNQPEGKLAEETLSSYDGVFRFSHKDTVQKLLRYIYHLDVYLAAGKVARERKLCFPSLVASVDCTTIEGLYHPLVQNAVPNSVQIDGENNVIFLTGANMAGKSTFMKSLGIAMFLAHMGFPVAAKRMEFSVMDGIFTNINLPDNLSMGASHFYAEVLRLKKIAKELASGAKLFVVFDELFRGTNVKDAYEATLAITSAFARKRNGMFVISTHIIEAGQVLREKHQNIRFIYLPTLMQGSKPVYTYRLEEGITDDRHGMLIINNERIIEILEAGIKIHNNI
- a CDS encoding MutS-related protein, whose product is MSFIADKQTLNDLNLAGRFTPNSIFSLFNKTKTTGGERLLQEMFKTPLTNPEDINQRSSIIQFFQQAGLTFPLDGPIFDAAGNHMALGTSPNRTSGLINLMLKKASAALLRDDKFQRMVDGLSATVEVLNKLRDFWEKLGQQIDSSPYNNTWELFGPIFSDARLASLIRENEVAGWPLVKLARYDHLMRHVLRKEIELLFDEVCRLDVYIAVAQVSHAKGFSFAEALPKEKNEYRSSALRHPMLEKAVANPLSFKESSNLLFLTGANMAGKSTLMKAFGISVYLAHMGFPVAAEDMVFSVKDGIYSSVNVPDNIQLGLSHFYAEVLRVKHVAQEVASGKNLVVIFDELFKGTNVKDAYDGTLAVTQAFARYTRCCFLVSTHIVEVGEALSAQTAGVQFAYLPTVMAGSKPTYTYRLEQGISSDRQGMLIIQNEGILELLEEK